In Leifsonia sp. ZF2019, a genomic segment contains:
- the leuA gene encoding 2-isopropylmalate synthase — protein MKNTQAPSAMPIHKYRPFHEQIRVDLPDRTWPGNRITTAPRWCAVDLRDGNQALIDPMSPERKRIMFDLLVRMGYKEIEVGFPSASQTDFDFVRSLIEEGAIPDDVTIQVLTQAREHLIKRTYESLVGAKRAIVHLYNSTSILQRDVVFRTDQQGVVDIALAGARLCREMESLVPGTEIYYEYSPESYTGTELEFAADICNQVIEIFEPTPDRKVIINLPATVEMATPNVYADSIEWMSRHLNHRENVILSLHPHNDRGTAVAAAELGYMAGADRIEGCLFGNGERTGNVDLVTLGVNLFTQGIDPQIDFSDIDQIKRTVEHCNQLPVGERSPWGGDLVFTAFSGSHQDAIKKGFEAMAARAEAEGTSVDDLVWAVPYLPVDPKDLGRSYEAVIRVNSQSGKGGVAYLLKTDHALDLPRKLQIEFSGVVQAKTDAEGGEVTSEQIWDIFQDEYLPAPATDADAKWGRFELGGTSTTNESGDHVSLTVALRDGDTVSKVTGEGNGPIAAFIDILNARGINAHLYDYSQHTLSASESALAAAYIELDVDGVRLWGVGIDGDTTTASFKAVVSAVNRAVRASAGTAAEAELVTV, from the coding sequence ATGAAGAACACGCAGGCGCCGAGCGCCATGCCGATCCACAAGTACCGCCCGTTCCACGAGCAGATCCGTGTCGACCTGCCGGACCGCACCTGGCCGGGAAACCGGATCACCACCGCGCCGCGCTGGTGCGCCGTGGACCTGCGCGACGGCAACCAGGCACTCATCGACCCGATGAGCCCCGAGCGCAAGCGGATCATGTTCGACCTGCTCGTGCGCATGGGCTACAAGGAGATCGAGGTCGGGTTCCCGAGCGCGAGCCAGACCGACTTCGACTTCGTCCGCAGCCTGATCGAGGAGGGTGCGATCCCGGACGACGTCACCATCCAGGTACTGACCCAGGCGCGTGAGCACCTGATCAAGCGCACGTACGAGTCGCTGGTCGGCGCCAAGCGGGCCATCGTGCACCTCTACAACTCGACGAGCATCCTGCAGCGCGACGTCGTCTTCCGCACCGACCAGCAGGGCGTCGTCGACATCGCGCTGGCCGGTGCCCGGCTCTGCCGCGAGATGGAGTCGCTGGTCCCCGGCACCGAGATCTACTACGAGTACTCGCCCGAGAGCTACACCGGCACCGAGCTGGAGTTCGCCGCCGACATCTGCAACCAGGTGATCGAGATCTTCGAGCCGACCCCGGACCGCAAGGTCATCATCAACCTGCCCGCCACGGTCGAGATGGCGACCCCGAACGTCTACGCCGACTCGATCGAGTGGATGTCGCGCCATCTGAACCACCGCGAGAACGTCATCCTGTCGCTGCACCCGCACAACGACCGCGGCACCGCCGTCGCCGCGGCCGAGCTGGGCTACATGGCCGGTGCGGACCGCATCGAGGGCTGCCTGTTCGGCAACGGCGAGCGCACCGGCAACGTCGACCTGGTGACGCTGGGCGTCAACCTGTTCACGCAGGGGATCGACCCGCAGATCGACTTCAGCGACATCGACCAGATCAAGCGGACGGTCGAACACTGCAACCAGCTGCCCGTCGGCGAGCGCAGCCCGTGGGGAGGCGACCTGGTCTTCACCGCCTTCAGCGGCTCCCACCAGGACGCCATCAAGAAGGGCTTCGAGGCGATGGCCGCGCGCGCCGAGGCCGAGGGCACGTCGGTCGACGACCTGGTCTGGGCGGTGCCCTACCTGCCCGTCGACCCGAAGGATCTGGGCCGCAGCTACGAGGCGGTGATCCGTGTGAACTCGCAGTCGGGCAAGGGCGGCGTGGCCTACCTGCTGAAGACCGACCACGCGCTCGACCTGCCGCGCAAGCTGCAGATCGAGTTCTCCGGCGTCGTGCAGGCGAAGACCGACGCCGAGGGAGGCGAGGTCACGAGCGAGCAGATCTGGGACATCTTCCAGGACGAGTACCTGCCGGCGCCCGCGACCGACGCCGACGCCAAGTGGGGCCGCTTCGAGCTGGGCGGCACCTCGACGACCAACGAGTCGGGCGACCACGTCAGCCTCACCGTCGCGCTGCGCGACGGCGACACCGTCTCCAAGGTCACCGGCGAGGGCAACGGCCCGATCGCCGCCTTCATCGACATCCTCAACGCCCGCGGGATCAACGCGCACCTCTACGACTACTCGCAGCACACGCTGTCCGCGAGCGAGTCCGCCCTGGCGGCGGCATACATCGAGCTCGACGTCGACGGCGTGCGCCTGTGGGGCGTCGGGATCGACGGCGACACCACCACCGCGTCCTTCAAGGCCGTCGTGTCGGCGGTCAACCGTGCGGTGCGCGCGTCGGCTGGCACCGCGGCGGAGGCGGAGCTCGTCACGGTCTGA
- a CDS encoding isoprenyl transferase: protein MSPKPYTHKDAVEYRPLDWTGVYPPPLPAAAVPAHVAIVMDGNGRWANRQGLTRIEGHRAGEASLLDVVAGAIQIGVKHLSVYAFSTENWKRSPDEVRFLMGFNRDVLHRRRDQLNEWGVRVRWAGRKPRLWGSVIKELQYAEQLTAGNDVLTLTMCVNYGGRTEIADAVRSIAEEVAAGRLKPSAVGEKTIQRHLYLPDMPDVDLFVRSSGEQRTSNFLLWQSAYAEMVFLDTLWPDFSRTDLWEAVGLYAGRNRRFGGAIDTPTAGAADGARSSASAGSE from the coding sequence ATGAGCCCCAAGCCATACACGCACAAGGATGCGGTCGAGTACCGCCCCCTCGATTGGACCGGCGTCTACCCGCCGCCGCTTCCCGCCGCCGCGGTGCCGGCGCACGTGGCGATCGTCATGGACGGCAACGGCCGGTGGGCCAATCGGCAGGGCCTGACGCGCATCGAGGGCCACCGCGCGGGGGAGGCCTCGCTGCTCGACGTCGTGGCCGGCGCGATCCAGATCGGTGTCAAGCACCTCAGCGTCTACGCCTTCTCCACCGAGAACTGGAAGCGCTCGCCCGACGAGGTCCGCTTCCTCATGGGCTTCAACAGGGACGTTCTGCACCGCAGGCGCGATCAGCTGAACGAGTGGGGCGTGCGGGTCCGTTGGGCCGGCCGCAAGCCGCGCTTGTGGGGGTCGGTCATCAAGGAGCTGCAGTACGCCGAGCAGCTCACCGCCGGGAACGATGTTCTCACCCTGACGATGTGCGTCAACTACGGAGGCCGCACCGAGATCGCCGACGCCGTGCGCTCGATCGCCGAGGAGGTCGCCGCAGGGAGGCTCAAGCCGTCCGCCGTGGGGGAGAAGACCATCCAGCGTCATCTCTACCTGCCCGACATGCCGGATGTCGACCTGTTCGTGCGGAGCTCGGGGGAGCAGCGCACGAGCAACTTCCTCCTCTGGCAGAGCGCGTACGCCGAGATGGTGTTCCTCGATACGCTGTGGCCGGACTTCAGCCGCACCGATCTCTGGGAGGCCGTCGGACTCTACGCGGGACGCAACCGGCGGTTCGGCGGAGCGATCGACACGCCCACCGCCGGGGCCGCCGATGGCGCGCGTTCCTCCGCCTCGGCGGGTTCGGAATAG
- a CDS encoding ABC transporter permease — translation MIRAFRANARDHRASILVAALSSAFGVALLACTNVLATYIRSTEMGEYGSTQVALTIVSGIFFVIAVYVGAIVTTNTFATIIAGRTRQIALLRLIGSSARAQRRSVASEGLTVGVIGAVAGGAGAAALSLLAVRLLTLGSVLPAASYRVLTPSLLVPVVTVVLTTWLASWAGSRRVLTVSPMEALGAAQERPSAAVRTVGRTVATSLLLAAGLALLVLGVLLALGVFAGVPALAGLSSYGILVAFPGGVLSFTGLVLAAPLFMPAVLRGAGLLLGRGAAARLAAANAVRNPERSSRTAIGLVIGVTLVTMFVVAAESWLQMIRAASDQYPGMYAGVESVLTITMVVFSVLVGFSAVIAAIGVVNSLALSVLQRARELGLLRALGFTAAQVRRMVLAESAQVTIAGVVTGVLLGTAYGWAGAQSLLAGIPGGGLLLPVLPWPYLLLIAGAGALLAVLASVAPTRRATRISPVAALAVD, via the coding sequence GTGATCCGCGCGTTCCGCGCCAACGCCCGCGATCACCGGGCGAGCATCCTGGTTGCCGCGCTGAGCTCCGCCTTCGGGGTCGCCCTGCTCGCGTGCACGAACGTCCTCGCCACGTACATCCGGTCGACGGAGATGGGCGAGTACGGCTCCACACAGGTGGCGCTCACCATCGTGTCGGGCATCTTCTTCGTGATCGCGGTCTACGTGGGCGCCATCGTGACGACGAACACCTTCGCGACGATCATCGCCGGGCGGACGCGCCAGATCGCCCTGCTTCGCCTCATCGGATCGAGTGCACGGGCGCAGCGGCGCTCGGTCGCGAGCGAGGGGCTCACGGTCGGCGTCATCGGCGCCGTGGCCGGGGGAGCGGGTGCGGCCGCGCTGTCGCTGCTCGCCGTGCGCCTGCTCACACTGGGGAGCGTCCTGCCCGCTGCCAGCTACCGCGTCCTGACGCCGTCCCTGTTGGTGCCGGTGGTGACGGTGGTGCTCACCACGTGGCTGGCATCCTGGGCGGGCAGCCGACGCGTGCTGACCGTCTCTCCGATGGAGGCGCTCGGCGCCGCACAGGAGCGCCCGTCCGCGGCGGTGCGGACGGTCGGGCGCACCGTCGCCACCTCTCTGCTTCTCGCGGCGGGTCTCGCCCTGCTCGTGCTCGGCGTTCTGCTCGCCCTGGGGGTCTTCGCCGGCGTGCCGGCGCTCGCGGGGCTGTCGTCCTACGGAATCCTCGTGGCGTTCCCGGGTGGAGTGCTCTCCTTCACGGGGCTCGTTCTCGCCGCCCCGCTGTTCATGCCGGCGGTCCTCCGCGGCGCAGGGCTGCTCCTCGGGCGTGGGGCGGCGGCCAGACTCGCCGCGGCGAACGCGGTTCGCAACCCGGAGCGCAGCTCTCGCACCGCGATCGGTCTCGTCATCGGCGTCACCCTCGTGACGATGTTCGTGGTGGCCGCAGAGTCGTGGCTGCAGATGATCCGCGCGGCGAGCGATCAGTACCCCGGGATGTACGCCGGCGTTGAGAGTGTCCTCACCATCACGATGGTCGTGTTCAGCGTGCTCGTCGGCTTCTCGGCGGTCATCGCGGCGATCGGCGTGGTGAACAGCCTCGCCCTCAGCGTGCTCCAGCGGGCGCGCGAGCTGGGGCTTCTGCGGGCGCTGGGATTCACGGCTGCGCAGGTGCGCCGGATGGTCCTCGCCGAGAGCGCCCAGGTCACGATCGCGGGCGTGGTGACCGGCGTCCTCCTGGGGACGGCGTACGGCTGGGCCGGTGCGCAGTCCCTGCTCGCGGGGATCCCCGGCGGCGGCCTCCTGCTGCCGGTGCTGCCCTGGCCCTACCTCCTCCTGATCGCGGGAGCGGGTGCCCTGCTGGCCGTGCTGGCCTCGGTCGCCCCGACGCGCCGGGCTACGCGCATCAGCCCGGTCGCGGCGCTGGCGGTCGACTAA
- a CDS encoding trimeric intracellular cation channel family protein: MSTTALIIPLWGDLVAVGIGSLQGAMFASGFRDRRLDLLGVAIIGVATGVGGGLLRDLLLTVTPVALQSNWYLPATVFAALVGMLLVRLFRRLDPLITFLDALTIGLFGAIGASKALSLGLPEVPAIFVGVVAAVGGSILRDVLLNLPIALMHVGSLYAVAAGAGTVVLVVLIDLGVPLTIAAIVCVLVTLVIRLLAVRFGWSLPEQRELGRLPRVRWRRFATRPPETHVDDRTDTGAIPRYRIDKPDADADA; the protein is encoded by the coding sequence GTGAGCACCACCGCCCTGATCATCCCGCTCTGGGGAGACCTCGTCGCCGTCGGCATCGGCAGCCTGCAGGGGGCGATGTTCGCATCCGGTTTCCGGGATCGACGGCTCGACCTGCTCGGCGTGGCGATCATCGGCGTGGCGACCGGGGTCGGCGGGGGTCTGCTCCGTGACCTGCTGCTCACCGTGACCCCGGTCGCCCTGCAGTCGAACTGGTACCTGCCGGCGACCGTGTTCGCCGCACTGGTCGGGATGCTGCTGGTGCGGCTCTTCCGGCGGCTCGACCCGCTGATCACGTTCCTCGACGCCCTGACCATCGGCCTTTTCGGTGCGATCGGCGCGAGCAAGGCCCTGTCGCTCGGCCTCCCGGAGGTGCCCGCCATCTTCGTGGGAGTCGTCGCGGCGGTCGGCGGTTCGATCCTGCGGGACGTCCTGCTGAACCTCCCGATCGCGCTGATGCACGTGGGGTCGCTCTACGCCGTCGCCGCCGGCGCGGGCACGGTCGTGCTGGTCGTGCTGATCGACCTCGGTGTTCCGCTCACCATCGCGGCGATCGTGTGCGTGCTCGTCACCCTCGTCATCCGCCTGCTCGCCGTCCGATTCGGCTGGAGCCTGCCGGAGCAGCGCGAGCTGGGGCGCCTGCCCCGGGTGCGCTGGCGCCGATTCGCGACCCGGCCGCCCGAGACCCACGTCGACGACAGGACGGACACGGGTGCCATCCCGCGTTACCGCATCGACAAGCCGGACGCGGACGCCGACGCCTGA
- a CDS encoding bifunctional lysylphosphatidylglycerol flippase/synthetase MprF yields MSDDEQQATREQPTPEQPTPEQSTLERPAPERAREPLPLTGTLAVQTQERPVHRVGRIIARYPFTAGITLLVLVLALVTGPLHGPHRPLRIWVGTGAAQIADGHWWSPLTSVLFTSNLAELIVTLVLLVVLVGASEHLMRTWRTALAFVVTPVIGIVLGSALQLLGAQTGEMWSSNVHRFVSLDSFTAIGGTIMAASAFAGPLWRRRIRVMTLLVAIMFLLYSGFPSDLDRLLAVLAGLAVGALLNRSGRARGWRRSSHHEIRVLLASAVTITAIGPVIGLLTRSRYGLLSPIGLLFSDDVANRGNVLERCQAFAVTRDCVREITLERINGLGPVLLSVLPLLVLLVAAFGLLRGRRFAVWLAVGVNGLLAVLSMLYFGILPVAGAATRAALSPRYWEVTAILAISSAVPLVMAILLIVLRRHFPVLPTARAVRRYLITVVGSAVGLAALYVLVGWLQRDTGFTRPIDIGDLLDDVFERFVPVSFLRREPVQYLPTTPLASLVYHNIGTLFWLIAIIAALPPMLGRGTIGRSPDEAARVRDSLLRGGGDALSFMATWPGTSHWFDGPEGGAIAYRVVGRVAITTGGPFGAPPPHDGTIERFARFCDDNGWIPVFYSVEDDYQPLFERMGWSTMTVAEETVIRPQNWATTGKKWQDVRTSINRAQRAGIRAEWTSYPALPLSATVQISDISEQWVAEKDLPEMGFTLGGIDELRDPAVRLMLAIDESGRIEGVTSWLPTWRDGVVIGWTLDFMRRRPGSINGVMEFLIAESATRMKADGVEFMSLSAAPLAHTAGTPDGEKSGMDRILGYLSTSLEPVYGFRSLLNFKQKFQPELHPLIMAYPDPVALPEIGIGLVRAYLPDLSVRQAASLARGRS; encoded by the coding sequence ATGAGTGACGACGAGCAGCAGGCGACGCGCGAGCAGCCGACACCCGAGCAGCCCACACCCGAGCAGTCCACACTCGAGCGACCGGCGCCCGAGCGGGCGCGGGAGCCCTTGCCCCTGACCGGGACCCTCGCTGTGCAGACGCAGGAGCGTCCTGTGCACCGGGTGGGGCGCATCATCGCGCGCTATCCGTTCACCGCCGGGATCACGCTGCTCGTGCTGGTCTTGGCGCTGGTCACGGGGCCCCTCCACGGTCCCCACCGACCGCTGCGCATCTGGGTGGGGACCGGCGCTGCCCAGATCGCGGACGGGCACTGGTGGTCGCCCCTCACGTCCGTCCTGTTCACGAGCAATCTCGCGGAGCTGATCGTCACGCTCGTGCTCCTCGTCGTGCTCGTCGGCGCCTCCGAGCACCTGATGCGGACGTGGCGCACCGCGCTCGCCTTCGTGGTCACACCGGTCATCGGAATCGTGCTCGGCTCGGCTCTCCAGCTGCTCGGCGCCCAGACGGGTGAGATGTGGTCCAGCAACGTGCACCGCTTCGTATCGCTCGATTCCTTCACGGCGATCGGCGGCACGATCATGGCGGCGAGCGCGTTCGCCGGCCCGCTGTGGCGGCGGCGCATCCGGGTGATGACGCTGCTCGTGGCGATCATGTTCCTGCTCTACTCGGGCTTCCCCTCCGACCTCGACCGGCTGCTGGCCGTGCTCGCCGGACTCGCGGTCGGCGCACTGCTGAACCGGTCCGGCCGCGCGCGCGGCTGGCGACGCAGCTCCCATCACGAGATCCGGGTGCTGCTCGCGTCGGCCGTGACCATCACCGCGATCGGACCGGTGATCGGCCTGCTGACCCGCTCGCGCTACGGTCTGCTGTCGCCGATCGGCCTGCTCTTCAGCGACGACGTCGCGAACCGCGGCAACGTCCTGGAGCGCTGCCAGGCGTTCGCGGTGACCCGGGACTGCGTCCGCGAGATCACGCTGGAGCGGATCAACGGCTTGGGGCCCGTGCTGCTGTCGGTGCTGCCCCTGCTCGTGCTGCTGGTCGCCGCCTTCGGGCTCCTGCGCGGTCGGCGATTCGCCGTGTGGCTCGCGGTGGGCGTCAACGGCCTGCTCGCCGTGCTCTCCATGCTCTACTTCGGCATCCTCCCGGTCGCGGGCGCCGCCACCCGCGCCGCGCTCTCGCCCCGGTATTGGGAGGTGACGGCGATCCTCGCGATCTCGTCCGCCGTCCCCCTGGTGATGGCCATCCTCCTCATCGTCCTCCGCCGGCACTTCCCGGTGCTGCCGACGGCCCGCGCCGTGCGCCGCTACCTGATCACGGTGGTGGGGTCCGCCGTGGGGCTCGCCGCGCTGTACGTGCTCGTCGGGTGGCTCCAGCGCGACACCGGGTTCACGCGGCCGATCGACATCGGCGACCTCCTCGACGACGTCTTCGAGCGCTTCGTCCCCGTGAGCTTCCTGCGTCGGGAGCCCGTGCAGTACCTCCCGACGACGCCGCTGGCCTCTCTCGTGTACCACAACATCGGTACCCTGTTCTGGTTGATCGCGATCATCGCGGCCCTCCCTCCCATGCTCGGCCGCGGGACCATCGGCCGCTCCCCGGACGAAGCGGCCCGGGTGCGCGACAGCCTCCTGCGCGGCGGGGGAGACGCGCTCTCCTTCATGGCGACCTGGCCCGGCACGAGCCACTGGTTCGACGGCCCGGAGGGCGGTGCCATCGCCTACCGGGTGGTCGGCCGTGTCGCCATCACGACGGGCGGCCCGTTCGGCGCACCGCCCCCGCACGACGGCACCATCGAACGATTCGCCCGGTTCTGCGACGACAACGGCTGGATCCCCGTCTTCTACAGCGTGGAGGACGACTACCAGCCGCTCTTCGAGCGCATGGGCTGGTCGACGATGACCGTCGCGGAGGAGACGGTGATCCGCCCGCAGAACTGGGCGACCACCGGCAAGAAGTGGCAGGACGTCCGCACCTCCATCAACCGTGCGCAGCGAGCGGGGATCCGTGCCGAGTGGACATCGTACCCGGCGCTGCCGCTCAGTGCGACGGTCCAGATCTCCGACATCTCGGAGCAGTGGGTGGCCGAGAAGGACCTGCCCGAGATGGGGTTCACGCTGGGCGGCATCGACGAGCTCCGCGATCCGGCGGTGCGCCTCATGCTCGCCATCGACGAGAGCGGTCGCATCGAGGGCGTGACCAGCTGGCTCCCCACCTGGCGCGACGGCGTCGTGATCGGCTGGACCCTCGACTTCATGCGGCGTCGGCCGGGAAGCATCAACGGAGTGATGGAGTTCCTCATCGCGGAGTCCGCCACCCGCATGAAGGCGGACGGTGTGGAGTTCATGAGCCTCTCGGCCGCGCCCCTCGCGCACACGGCGGGGACCCCCGACGGAGAGAAGAGCGGGATGGACCGCATCCTGGGCTACCTCAGCACCTCGCTCGAGCCGGTCTACGGGTTCCGCTCGCTGCTCAACTTCAAGCAGAAGTTCCAGCCCGAGCTGCACCCGCTGATCATGGCCTACCCCGACCCGGTCGCGCTGCCGGAGATCGGGATCGGCCTGGTGCGCGCCTACCTCCCCGATCTGTCGGTGCGCCAGGCGGCGTCGCTGGCGCGCGGTCGCTCCTGA
- a CDS encoding alpha/beta hydrolase, with translation MTLRIDKPPFLIALDLVAAVLALYLLVRPTGRRMLAGLLAAVGGGLLGWLVVWISDDVFDVFGVGLTPVTTFWAALGFAGVSLAIANLFRSRWWRKVIAVVSIPVFLATAAAGVNVDFGAYRDLNDALGVVPYRSLHLHAERGEVLDIGTDYASTATPGQTVPAKGEIGTVDIPGTTSQFPARTAVVYLPPVALTAKPPALPVLYALSGQPGAPADMFTAGRLGPEMDAFAAAHDGYAPIVVAVDQLGGPGRNPMCVDSREYGNSASYLLHDVRDWISSHLRVSSDPAAWGVFGYSQGATCAVQFATGHPELFGSALASSSELGPTLGDRTLTIDTGFGGSAKAFEAAQPLAMMAANAPYKNSTIVFGVGQNDAKYTAFARTLHAAAQKAGIHSELLISPGTAHDWNTVRHTLHDGFPAIAREMGLGR, from the coding sequence ATGACACTGAGGATCGACAAGCCGCCGTTCCTCATCGCCCTCGACCTCGTCGCCGCGGTGCTGGCGCTGTACCTGCTGGTGCGGCCGACCGGTCGGCGTATGCTCGCGGGCCTCCTCGCGGCCGTCGGCGGCGGTCTCCTGGGCTGGCTGGTGGTCTGGATCTCGGACGACGTCTTCGACGTCTTCGGCGTGGGGCTGACACCGGTGACGACCTTCTGGGCGGCGCTCGGCTTCGCCGGGGTGAGCCTCGCCATCGCGAACCTGTTCCGTTCGCGCTGGTGGCGCAAGGTGATCGCCGTCGTGAGCATCCCGGTGTTCCTCGCCACCGCCGCGGCCGGCGTGAACGTGGACTTCGGGGCGTACCGTGATCTCAACGACGCGCTCGGGGTCGTGCCCTACCGGTCCCTCCACCTGCACGCGGAGCGCGGGGAGGTGCTCGACATCGGCACGGACTACGCATCGACGGCGACGCCGGGGCAGACGGTGCCGGCGAAGGGCGAGATCGGGACCGTGGACATCCCGGGCACCACGTCGCAGTTCCCGGCACGCACCGCCGTCGTCTACCTCCCACCCGTCGCGCTCACGGCCAAGCCGCCCGCGCTCCCCGTCCTGTACGCCCTCTCCGGGCAGCCCGGAGCCCCCGCCGACATGTTCACGGCGGGACGTCTCGGTCCCGAGATGGATGCCTTCGCGGCGGCGCACGACGGCTACGCGCCGATCGTGGTCGCCGTCGACCAACTCGGCGGCCCCGGCCGCAACCCGATGTGCGTCGACTCGCGGGAGTACGGCAACTCGGCCAGCTACCTCCTCCACGACGTGCGCGATTGGATCTCGTCGCATCTGCGGGTCAGCAGCGACCCTGCCGCGTGGGGCGTCTTCGGGTACTCGCAAGGGGCGACCTGCGCGGTGCAGTTCGCGACGGGACATCCGGAGCTGTTCGGCTCCGCCCTCGCCTCCTCGAGCGAGCTGGGTCCGACTCTCGGCGACCGCACGCTCACCATCGACACGGGCTTCGGCGGATCGGCGAAGGCCTTCGAGGCCGCGCAGCCGTTGGCCATGATGGCCGCCAACGCGCCGTACAAGAATTCGACGATCGTGTTCGGGGTCGGGCAGAACGACGCCAAGTACACGGCGTTCGCCCGCACGCTCCACGCGGCCGCGCAGAAGGCGGGCATCCACAGCGAGCTGCTGATCTCCCCGGGCACGGCTCATGATTGGAACACGGTGCGGCACACCCTGCACGACGGCTTCCCGGCCATCGCCAGGGAGATGGGACTCGGCCGATGA
- the recO gene encoding DNA repair protein RecO, giving the protein MPVYRDEAVVLRTHKLGEADRIVTLLSRQHGKIRAVAKGVRRTASRFGSRLEPFMVADIQLYEGRTLDVVTQAESLGGYGALIADDYASYTAANAMVEAADRLTDAEASLQQYLLLVGALRSLSRREHTPTLTLDSYLLRALSLAGWAPSFLDCARCGRPGPHEHIVVQLGGVVCPECAPHGAPRVDMATIDLLGALLTGDWAAAEAADEGTRSKADGVVSAYTQWHLERGLRSLQHVHHDAPADAAQRRLDRKGSA; this is encoded by the coding sequence GTGCCTGTCTATCGTGATGAAGCCGTCGTGCTGCGCACCCACAAGCTGGGGGAAGCCGATCGCATCGTCACGCTGCTCAGCCGCCAGCACGGCAAGATCCGTGCCGTGGCGAAGGGCGTTCGCCGCACGGCGTCGCGCTTCGGGTCGCGCCTCGAACCGTTCATGGTGGCGGACATCCAGCTGTATGAGGGCCGCACCCTCGACGTCGTCACGCAGGCGGAGTCGCTGGGGGGCTACGGTGCGCTGATCGCGGACGACTACGCAAGCTACACGGCCGCGAACGCGATGGTCGAGGCTGCGGACCGTCTCACCGACGCCGAGGCGTCGCTGCAGCAGTACCTGCTGCTCGTCGGCGCCCTCCGCTCCCTGTCCCGCCGCGAGCACACGCCGACGCTCACGCTCGACTCGTACCTGCTGCGGGCGCTGTCGCTGGCCGGCTGGGCGCCGAGCTTCCTCGACTGCGCGCGTTGCGGCCGCCCCGGCCCCCACGAGCACATCGTCGTGCAGCTCGGGGGCGTGGTCTGCCCCGAGTGCGCGCCGCACGGGGCGCCGCGCGTGGACATGGCGACGATCGACCTCCTCGGCGCCCTGCTCACCGGGGACTGGGCGGCCGCCGAGGCGGCGGACGAGGGGACGCGCTCCAAAGCGGACGGCGTCGTCTCGGCGTACACCCAATGGCACCTCGAGCGCGGCCTGCGCTCCCTCCAGCACGTGCACCACGACGCCCCCGCCGACGCCGCGCAGCGACGGCTCGATCGGAAGGGGAGCGCATGA
- a CDS encoding ABC transporter ATP-binding protein — protein sequence MTETSAQPPAAASAAPAAAAPVARVEGATKTYGSGAGRVAALDGVTLGIPAGRFTAIMGPSGSGKSTLMHVMAGLDTVTGGRVFLGDTEITRLPDTELTLLRRRRVGFVFQSFNLVPTLDVRANIHLPFELDGRKPTLPQREWIDHLIESLGLGERLTHRPHELSGGQQQRVAIVRALATRPDLVFADEPTGNLDSRTGREVLAVLREAAHTYGQSIAMVTHDPVAASFADRIVFLADGRVVAERDASSAEEISSYMLGMEAVA from the coding sequence ATGACTGAGACCTCCGCACAGCCGCCCGCCGCAGCGTCTGCGGCCCCCGCCGCCGCCGCTCCCGTCGCCCGCGTCGAGGGTGCGACGAAGACCTACGGCTCGGGCGCCGGCCGGGTCGCCGCGCTCGACGGTGTCACGCTCGGCATCCCGGCCGGGCGGTTCACCGCGATCATGGGGCCGAGCGGGTCGGGCAAGTCGACGCTCATGCACGTGATGGCGGGGCTCGACACCGTGACGGGCGGGCGCGTGTTCCTCGGCGACACCGAGATCACCCGGCTGCCGGACACGGAGCTCACGCTGCTGCGGCGCCGCCGGGTCGGGTTCGTCTTCCAGTCGTTCAACCTCGTGCCGACGCTCGACGTGCGGGCGAACATCCACCTTCCGTTCGAGCTCGACGGGCGCAAGCCGACCCTCCCGCAGCGCGAGTGGATCGATCACCTGATCGAGTCGCTCGGACTGGGGGAGCGGCTGACCCACCGACCGCACGAGCTCTCGGGCGGGCAGCAGCAGCGCGTCGCGATCGTGCGTGCGCTCGCCACGCGACCCGACCTCGTCTTCGCCGACGAGCCGACCGGCAACCTCGACTCGCGCACCGGCCGCGAGGTGCTGGCCGTCCTGCGCGAGGCCGCGCACACGTACGGGCAGAGCATCGCGATGGTGACGCACGACCCGGTCGCGGCGAGCTTCGCCGACCGGATCGTCTTCCTCGCGGACGGCCGCGTGGTCGCCGAGCGCGACGCGTCCTCGGCCGAGGAGATCTCGTCGTACATGCTCGGGATGGAGGCGGTGGCGTGA